The Bacteroidota bacterium genome includes a window with the following:
- the murA gene encoding UDP-N-acetylglucosamine 1-carboxyvinyltransferase, with product MATFEIQGSNKLKGDLFPQGAKNEALQVICVCLLTPEEVIIDNIPNIQDVRKLIELLENLGVKVIKLGESKFSFQAKEINIDYLTSDDFKNKGSKLRGSIMIIGPLLARFGKGFIPQPGGDKIGRRRLDTHFIGFQKLGASFTYNQKENFYQVSAEKLTGAHMLLDEASVTGTANILMASVFAEGKTTIYNAACEPYVQQLCKMLNSMGAKISGIGSNLLTIDGVSELSGCSHRILPDMIEIGSFIGLAAMTHSEITIKNVAYNELGIIPDSFRKLGINFELVNDDIFIPEQKSYEIEKFIDGSILTIADAIWPGLTPDLLSVLLVVATQAKGSVLIHQKMFESRLFFVDKLIDMGAQIILCDPHRATIIGINNEYKLRATRMISPDIRAGVALLIAALSAEGTSVIQNIEQIDRGYQNIDARLNKIGAKIKRIDTDCM from the coding sequence ATGGCTACATTTGAAATACAAGGCTCAAACAAGCTAAAAGGCGATTTGTTTCCTCAAGGTGCAAAAAATGAAGCCCTTCAGGTAATTTGTGTTTGTTTACTAACTCCCGAAGAAGTAATTATCGATAATATTCCAAATATTCAGGATGTGCGAAAACTCATCGAACTACTTGAAAACTTAGGTGTTAAGGTAATCAAACTTGGAGAATCTAAGTTTTCCTTCCAGGCAAAAGAAATCAATATAGACTATTTAACCTCAGATGATTTTAAAAATAAAGGCTCGAAACTGCGAGGTTCTATAATGATTATTGGGCCACTTTTAGCACGATTTGGTAAAGGATTTATTCCCCAGCCCGGGGGCGACAAAATCGGACGACGAAGGTTAGATACTCATTTCATCGGTTTTCAAAAACTCGGAGCAAGTTTTACTTACAACCAAAAGGAAAATTTCTATCAAGTAAGTGCAGAAAAACTTACCGGTGCACATATGCTTCTCGACGAAGCTTCAGTTACCGGAACTGCAAATATTCTTATGGCTTCCGTTTTTGCTGAAGGAAAAACAACCATTTACAATGCAGCCTGCGAACCATATGTTCAGCAATTGTGCAAAATGCTAAATAGCATGGGAGCAAAAATTTCGGGCATTGGATCAAATTTGCTAACCATCGATGGAGTTTCAGAACTCTCGGGCTGTTCGCACAGAATTTTGCCAGATATGATAGAAATTGGCAGTTTTATTGGATTAGCTGCAATGACACATTCAGAAATTACGATTAAAAATGTTGCATACAACGAACTTGGCATTATTCCAGATTCATTTAGAAAATTGGGCATAAATTTCGAATTAGTAAACGATGATATTTTCATTCCTGAACAAAAAAGTTATGAAATAGAAAAATTCATCGACGGTTCAATTCTTACCATTGCTGATGCTATTTGGCCAGGACTGACACCTGATTTATTAAGCGTGCTTTTGGTGGTAGCTACTCAGGCAAAAGGCAGTGTTTTGATTCATCAAAAAATGTTCGAAAGCCGCCTCTTTTTTGTCGATAAACTTATTGATATGGGAGCACAAATAATTCTTTGCGACCCTCACCGTGCAACTATTATCGGAATAAACAACGAATATAAACTAAGAGCTACACGGATGATATCGCCCGATATTCGTGCCGGTGTAGCTTTGCTTATAGCTGCACTTTCGGCAGAAGGTACGAGCGTGATCCAAAACATTGAGCAAATTGACAGAGGTTACCAAAATATTGATGCCAGACTAAATAAAATAGGTGCTAAAATAAAAAGAATTGATACCGATTGCATGTAG
- a CDS encoding T9SS type A sorting domain-containing protein encodes MKKLVLLLLVSVIYLSVNASDTLLTKYTNRAKEICKKYVGSDIVKMRKLQKSTQAYAVGDSTSFWKWDLSGMPPQNILVSATCRAVGDRSYVFVADDDWLTEMTQDDVDTIMHYLENATFSSSTMGIVEMDETNFGPIPDVLDSDPKVIFFFSSIASFMGTVFDGYFSSFNQITEAEAMTYGEHSNECEMLYLNCDKNQVDPVGPAMLSVMAHELEHLIHFEIDPYEESWVDEGCAEYAMVLFGHPDPLTGFPQNPGNGLTVWDSEFADYVQTQLFFTYLSEQFGGAAFIKQIVSETTTSIQGIEDALVSSGFQINFDSVFLNWTIANFLDDTSLSSGQYGYEYFDLPQFSIEASPNAFPVDETEMMYPYGCHYYDLPLVFDTIDMEVLYDYGTWNIVLLAFENDTLEEVISSNWQDMVSFKQPTDYVLSRLVLCVSCNDMSHDDYEYFIFGNDIDISSIEINIIKNIELSSFPNPFNELLTIEVENSKNTEASVELFNISGQKVQTIFNGNIPAGKNSFEWNAENLSSGIYFIRLKSEDYYIERKCVLQNR; translated from the coding sequence ATGAAAAAATTAGTTCTATTACTTTTAGTTTCAGTAATTTACCTAAGTGTAAATGCTAGCGACACTTTGCTTACAAAATATACAAATCGTGCAAAAGAGATTTGCAAAAAATATGTAGGTTCCGATATTGTAAAAATGAGAAAATTGCAAAAAAGTACTCAGGCATACGCTGTGGGTGATTCAACAAGTTTCTGGAAATGGGATTTAAGCGGTATGCCACCGCAAAATATTTTGGTTTCTGCCACTTGTAGAGCTGTGGGCGACCGTTCATATGTTTTTGTTGCCGACGACGATTGGCTTACAGAAATGACACAGGACGATGTTGATACTATTATGCACTATCTCGAAAATGCAACATTCAGCTCTTCGACTATGGGAATTGTTGAAATGGATGAGACAAACTTTGGGCCTATCCCCGATGTTTTAGATAGCGACCCAAAAGTTATATTTTTCTTTTCGTCAATTGCTTCATTTATGGGAACTGTTTTCGACGGATATTTTTCCTCATTTAATCAAATTACGGAAGCAGAAGCCATGACTTATGGTGAGCATAGCAACGAATGTGAAATGTTATATCTGAATTGCGACAAAAATCAGGTTGATCCTGTGGGACCTGCAATGTTGTCGGTTATGGCTCACGAATTAGAGCATTTAATTCATTTCGAAATAGATCCTTATGAAGAATCATGGGTTGACGAAGGTTGTGCAGAATATGCAATGGTTTTGTTCGGGCATCCTGATCCTCTAACTGGTTTTCCGCAAAACCCCGGCAATGGACTAACTGTTTGGGATAGCGAATTTGCTGATTATGTTCAGACACAGCTTTTCTTTACATATCTTTCCGAACAATTTGGAGGAGCAGCATTTATCAAACAAATTGTTTCGGAAACTACAACAAGCATTCAAGGAATTGAAGATGCTCTTGTTTCATCGGGTTTTCAGATAAATTTCGACAGTGTGTTTTTGAATTGGACAATTGCCAATTTCTTAGACGATACCAGCCTTTCGAGCGGGCAATACGGATACGAATATTTCGACCTTCCACAATTTAGTATTGAAGCCTCTCCAAATGCTTTTCCTGTTGATGAAACTGAAATGATGTATCCATATGGATGTCATTATTATGATTTACCTCTTGTTTTTGATACAATTGATATGGAAGTTTTATACGATTACGGAACATGGAATATTGTATTGCTGGCTTTTGAAAACGATACTTTAGAAGAAGTAATTTCATCAAATTGGCAAGACATGGTTTCGTTTAAGCAACCAACTGATTACGTATTGTCTCGTTTGGTTCTGTGCGTATCTTGCAACGATATGTCTCATGACGATTATGAATATTTCATTTTTGGAAACGATATTGACATTTCTTCCATTGAAATAAATATTATTAAGAATATTGAACTTTCGAGTTTTCCAAATCCATTTAACGAGCTGCTCACAATTGAGGTAGAAAATTCAAAAAATACCGAAGCTTCTGTCGAGCTATTTAATATTTCGGGGCAAAAAGTTCAAACAATTTTTAATGGAAATATACCTGCCGGAAAAAATAGTTTTGAATGGAATGCCGAGAATTTAAGTTCAGGAATTTATTTTATCCGACTAAAATCTGAGGATTATTATATTGAAAGAAAGTGTGTTTTGCAAAATAGGTAG
- a CDS encoding T9SS type A sorting domain-containing protein, protein MLSKTKYIIGSSYLLILFLFLQPNTFAQKETANWIFGMYDNWVIFTDSGPIPYSPPNNIQWQPDFFESGGCASTISDKEGNLILYTNAESVWNGQLQYLGYPNGHWWGSTIIIPSPGNSTRFYIITTLYAGLTGLKIYQVDMSLNSGSGGNVYNESFGTNLVPKIATTYHSNQKDIWLIAHDWNSNSFRSVLITEQIPGASPFITTTPVISNVGLIQQDTAVVDLWNSASVGKMKISPGGNHIAMSSNGLNAVEIFDYDKETGIVSNPRTINIDRPFCLEFSPNGTLLYIGQLYKCFLSGCTLPNVTKHVYQLDLMAGTGSETDIQNSMTIVSSYLQSSDPPTGPQFQLASDMKIYVDVVSWEVPVISNPNLLGTNCNWTPDGIVFPNGWPGTGPIQLFPDFFTPFLDFNILFENACFEDSTMIYTKTNQGFDSICWDFSDPTLGNFSFPNQDTIFYKFSLAGNYPITLKRYRNGNLDELTKLLKVLPKVNINLNIDTMLCQGAELEVSVSDSLCEFVWLSSLSYDSIFSDTIQISQNGTYWPIVTNFDGICGSIDTVQVQYAEINSELGVDLNDCISNPLILSPTFQYADSLLWSTGESTDSIFANQAGLYFVSVYYAGCYDYDSINVDYEYPLNPHLGSDVFLCLDDSVNLFGGSFLNTDYFWLPSFETTEQIFVSNSGEYILSVSNICGTYSDSILVNDLNPPVVNLGNDTILCIGDSLILDATNPQSIYSWMDVFYDSAVTVWTTNNYWVIVENQCGSATDSISVEFHIPLEINLGNDTTICNSDSLQLSIDNFLFFIANWSTGETGLEIFVQDSGNYWVEVENACGIFSDTINLNLDFPIEVNLGNDTTICASDSLQLSIANNQSSFANWSTGDTVPEIFVQDSGNYWVQIENACGIFSDSINLNLDFPLELNLGNDTIICHSDSLQLSINNYQSSIANWSTGETSSEIFVSDSGIYWVNIENACGFFSDTMELFVSNPQFSFPVDTLGMYSGYIELMADSGWISYLWENGETTNQTVVSDTGWFSLQVFDSLACSTSDSIYILDISAIPENDEIIVSNDFILILYPNPGTGIFNLKIFAPDDDYCSVDIFNINGQNVFYQNKLDLLKGWQEHQIDLSTNSDGVYNILLNSDKFEIQTKLVLIK, encoded by the coding sequence ATGCTTAGTAAAACAAAATATATAATTGGTTCTTCATACTTACTTATACTATTTCTATTTTTACAACCAAACACCTTCGCCCAAAAAGAAACTGCAAACTGGATTTTTGGGATGTACGACAATTGGGTAATCTTTACAGATAGTGGGCCAATTCCATATAGCCCACCAAACAATATCCAATGGCAGCCCGATTTTTTTGAATCTGGTGGCTGTGCATCTACAATTAGTGATAAAGAAGGCAATTTAATTCTTTATACAAATGCGGAATCTGTTTGGAATGGGCAACTTCAATATTTAGGATATCCGAATGGTCATTGGTGGGGTTCCACAATTATTATCCCGTCTCCTGGTAACTCAACTAGGTTTTATATTATTACAACTTTATATGCAGGTTTAACTGGATTAAAAATCTATCAAGTAGATATGTCCTTAAACAGTGGTTCCGGGGGGAATGTTTACAATGAATCCTTTGGAACAAATTTAGTTCCCAAAATTGCCACAACCTATCATTCCAACCAAAAAGACATTTGGCTAATTGCTCACGATTGGAACAGCAATTCTTTTCGTTCAGTTCTGATTACAGAACAAATTCCTGGAGCTTCTCCATTTATAACAACTACGCCGGTAATAAGCAATGTAGGGCTAATCCAGCAAGATACTGCAGTGGTCGATTTATGGAATAGTGCTTCGGTTGGTAAAATGAAGATATCACCGGGAGGCAATCATATTGCTATGAGTAGCAATGGACTAAATGCTGTTGAAATATTCGATTATGATAAAGAAACAGGTATAGTTTCAAATCCAAGAACCATAAATATAGACAGACCATTTTGTCTTGAGTTTTCGCCAAACGGCACACTATTGTATATCGGACAACTTTATAAATGCTTTCTCAGCGGATGTACTCTACCAAATGTAACTAAACATGTATATCAGCTTGATTTAATGGCAGGTACAGGAAGTGAAACTGATATTCAAAATTCAATGACTATTGTCTCATCTTATTTGCAATCATCAGATCCTCCAACTGGCCCACAATTTCAGTTGGCTTCCGATATGAAAATATATGTCGATGTAGTAAGTTGGGAGGTTCCGGTTATTAGCAATCCTAATCTATTAGGGACAAACTGCAATTGGACACCTGATGGTATTGTTTTTCCCAATGGTTGGCCTGGAACTGGTCCAATTCAACTTTTCCCAGACTTTTTTACACCATTTCTCGATTTTAATATCCTTTTCGAAAATGCCTGTTTTGAAGATTCTACTATGATTTACACCAAAACAAATCAAGGTTTTGATTCTATATGCTGGGATTTTAGTGATCCTACACTTGGAAATTTTAGTTTTCCAAATCAGGATACTATTTTTTATAAATTTTCGCTTGCCGGAAATTATCCAATAACCCTTAAACGCTACCGCAACGGTAATCTTGATGAGCTAACTAAACTTCTGAAAGTTCTGCCAAAGGTTAATATTAATTTGAATATCGACACGATGCTATGTCAGGGTGCAGAGCTTGAAGTTTCTGTATCAGATAGTTTGTGCGAGTTTGTTTGGCTTAGCAGTCTCTCATACGACAGCATTTTTTCCGACACAATCCAAATTTCGCAAAATGGCACTTACTGGCCAATTGTAACAAATTTCGATGGAATTTGCGGTAGTATTGATACTGTTCAGGTTCAGTATGCTGAAATTAATTCTGAACTTGGAGTCGATTTAAATGACTGTATTTCAAATCCTTTAATTTTATCTCCAACTTTTCAATATGCCGACAGCCTTCTTTGGTCAACTGGCGAAAGCACCGACAGCATTTTTGCAAATCAAGCCGGTTTGTATTTTGTAAGTGTTTATTATGCAGGCTGCTATGATTACGATTCTATAAATGTGGATTATGAATATCCTTTAAATCCTCATTTGGGTTCTGATGTTTTTCTTTGCCTTGATGATTCTGTAAACCTTTTTGGAGGAAGTTTTTTGAATACTGATTATTTTTGGTTGCCATCATTTGAGACAACTGAGCAGATTTTTGTAAGCAATTCAGGCGAATACATTCTTTCAGTTTCAAATATTTGTGGAACATATTCAGATTCAATTTTGGTAAATGATTTAAATCCACCGGTAGTAAATCTCGGAAATGATACAATACTTTGTATCGGCGACAGCTTGATTTTAGATGCTACAAATCCACAATCCATCTATTCATGGATGGATGTTTTCTACGATAGCGCAGTAACAGTTTGGACAACAAACAATTATTGGGTAATTGTTGAAAATCAATGCGGCTCAGCTACTGATAGCATTTCGGTCGAATTTCATATCCCTTTGGAAATTAATCTTGGGAATGATACTACAATTTGCAACAGCGACAGCCTTCAATTGTCTATTGATAATTTTTTATTTTTTATTGCAAACTGGTCAACTGGAGAAACTGGATTAGAAATTTTTGTACAAGATTCAGGAAATTATTGGGTAGAAGTTGAAAATGCTTGTGGAATTTTTTCCGATACAATCAATCTGAATTTGGATTTTCCTATAGAAGTAAATCTCGGAAACGACACTACAATTTGCGCAAGCGACAGCCTCCAATTATCCATAGCCAATAATCAATCATCATTTGCAAACTGGTCAACAGGAGATACTGTCCCAGAAATTTTTGTTCAGGATTCAGGAAATTATTGGGTGCAAATTGAAAATGCCTGCGGAATTTTTTCCGATTCAATCAATCTGAATTTAGATTTCCCTTTGGAATTAAATCTCGGCAACGACACCATAATTTGCCACAGCGACAGCCTCCAATTATCAATTAACAATTATCAATCATCAATTGCAAACTGGTCAACAGGAGAAACAAGCTCAGAAATTTTCGTTTCCGATTCAGGAATTTATTGGGTGAATATAGAAAACGCTTGCGGATTTTTTTCCGATACTATGGAACTTTTTGTTAGCAATCCGCAATTTAGTTTTCCTGTCGATACACTTGGAATGTATTCAGGCTATATCGAACTTATGGCTGACTCTGGCTGGATTTCATATCTTTGGGAAAACGGCGAAACAACGAATCAAACAGTTGTGAGTGATACAGGCTGGTTTTCTTTGCAAGTTTTCGATAGTCTCGCTTGCTCCACTTCCGATTCCATATATATATTGGATATTTCTGCAATTCCTGAAAACGATGAAATTATTGTTTCCAACGATTTTATATTAATTCTATATCCAAATCCCGGAACAGGAATATTTAATTTAAAAATATTTGCACCTGATGATGATTATTGTTCTGTGGATATTTTCAATATCAATGGCCAAAATGTTTTTTATCAGAATAAATTAGACCTATTAAAAGGTTGGCAGGAACATCAAATTGACTTGTCAACAAATTCTGATGGAGTTTATAATATTTTATTAAATTCTGATAAATTTGAGATACAAACTAAACTTGTATTAATAAAATAA
- a CDS encoding DUF4290 domain-containing protein has protein sequence MENMDYNTSRPKITVPEYGRNVQHLIDKIKLIETKEERTKAAFAVIQVMKNMNPGVKDTTDFQHKLWDHLTIISDFDLDIDAPFELPTREKIYDKPAKLDYYESKVKVKHYGKTLQLLIEKVSEWEDGPEREELIRVICNQMKKNYLMWNRESITDSIIFKDLKYLSKGRLIPKEHIVLLDTQEILVKVRKRKKRMEAEKKPSKYNKERRTDKVISVEKVIDITNGNSEKKAENAM, from the coding sequence ATGGAAAATATGGATTATAATACGTCAAGACCAAAAATTACTGTTCCTGAATACGGCAGAAATGTTCAACACCTTATCGACAAAATAAAACTAATAGAAACCAAAGAAGAAAGAACAAAAGCAGCTTTTGCAGTAATTCAAGTTATGAAAAATATGAATCCCGGTGTGAAAGATACCACCGATTTTCAGCACAAATTGTGGGATCATTTAACCATTATTTCCGATTTCGATTTAGATATTGATGCTCCATTCGAACTTCCTACAAGAGAAAAAATATATGATAAGCCTGCAAAACTTGACTATTACGAATCAAAAGTCAAGGTAAAGCACTATGGCAAAACCTTGCAGTTGCTCATCGAAAAAGTTTCGGAATGGGAAGATGGTCCTGAAAGAGAAGAATTGATAAGGGTAATCTGCAATCAGATGAAAAAGAATTATTTAATGTGGAACAGAGAGTCAATTACAGATTCTATAATTTTTAAGGACTTAAAATATTTGTCGAAAGGAAGACTTATCCCCAAAGAACATATTGTTTTGCTGGATACTCAAGAAATATTAGTTAAAGTGAGGAAAAGGAAAAAGCGAATGGAAGCTGAAAAAAAGCCCTCCAAATATAACAAAGAAAGAAGAACTGATAAAGTTATTTCTGTAGAAAAAGTAATAGATATTACAAATGGCAATTCAGAAAAAAAAGCTGAAAACGCAATGTAA
- a CDS encoding DUF4831 family protein, which yields MNQIKKYFQKKIRKKPLFGILLLIAFSGCSPQINVINIKDAKISEIEDNVFFYFLPKTTIKVEVEAEKTDFIAGPYAKFAEKLLGIKNIDTTNHSEWKINDLQISDFSSPDTSQIYLIVSKKKSIANKINLSEDGLIKSINSENNTENFTRSNDVFLDETIEKKVYFTKLSNTENFFEKTLNSYKTIKTDSSFIRVPVSKTEIHQKTDEQKAEEVVKLILKLREEKIALLIGEYDIFPEGAAMSAIINELNSLEKDYISLFTGYTISNAGTQKRVYEICPNSAFENERLLFKFSSKDGILEPNSNNGKEVKIALEAIQCNEIFEDYYFKQDTLVEQNNGLFYRFPATTKVKISYEQKVIASAKLLVSQFGAVCKLPSYLLYENKSKIEFYPKFGSLKSIK from the coding sequence ATGAATCAAATCAAAAAATATTTTCAAAAAAAAATACGTAAGAAACCACTTTTCGGAATTCTGCTATTAATTGCCTTTTCGGGATGTTCACCACAAATAAATGTCATAAATATAAAAGACGCAAAAATATCTGAAATTGAGGACAATGTATTTTTCTATTTTTTACCAAAAACAACAATAAAAGTAGAAGTTGAGGCAGAAAAAACAGATTTTATTGCAGGACCTTATGCAAAATTTGCTGAGAAACTTCTCGGAATAAAAAATATTGACACAACAAATCACTCCGAATGGAAAATAAATGATTTACAAATTAGTGATTTCAGTAGCCCCGATACCAGCCAAATATATTTGATAGTTTCAAAAAAGAAATCCATTGCCAATAAGATTAATTTATCTGAGGATGGGCTTATTAAATCTATTAATAGCGAAAACAACACAGAAAATTTTACACGAAGTAATGATGTTTTTCTTGATGAGACAATTGAAAAGAAAGTTTATTTTACAAAACTTTCGAATACAGAGAATTTTTTCGAAAAAACTCTCAATTCATACAAAACAATAAAAACTGATAGTTCATTTATTCGTGTTCCGGTTTCAAAAACAGAAATCCACCAAAAAACAGACGAGCAAAAGGCTGAGGAAGTTGTTAAATTGATATTAAAATTGCGAGAAGAAAAAATTGCCTTACTAATCGGAGAATACGATATTTTCCCTGAAGGGGCAGCAATGTCAGCAATTATTAATGAATTAAATTCGCTCGAAAAGGACTATATTTCATTATTCACCGGTTATACTATTAGCAATGCAGGAACTCAAAAAAGAGTTTACGAAATTTGTCCAAATTCAGCTTTCGAAAACGAAAGATTGTTATTCAAATTTTCTTCAAAAGATGGCATTTTAGAGCCAAATAGCAATAATGGTAAAGAAGTGAAAATTGCGTTAGAGGCAATACAATGCAATGAAATATTTGAAGATTATTATTTCAAACAAGACACACTGGTAGAGCAAAACAATGGCTTATTCTACAGATTCCCGGCAACTACTAAAGTGAAAATTTCTTACGAACAAAAAGTGATAGCATCAGCAAAACTTTTGGTTTCGCAATTTGGGGCCGTTTGCAAACTCCCATCATATTTATTATATGAAAACAAAAGTAAGATTGAATTTTATCCTAAATTTGGTTCTTTAAAAAGCATAAAATAG